DNA from Daucus carota subsp. sativus chromosome 1, DH1 v3.0, whole genome shotgun sequence:
GGTAGTGACACGTATCAAGTCAATGATGTAAGACTCAGCATCCCAACAGCTTTAAAAATGGAAATATACAGGACCAGGACATACATCATAGTTGTATAGACAAGTGGTGAGCAGCGATATGGATATATTGAGGCTAATTTACCTATCTATTTCATTCGGTTAAAATAAGAAAGTTCATAATTTAAGAGTTAAATCATGACCTGCAAGTAATGCTCGAGAGCCTAATTAATCAGATGTTGACTCGGACATCAAAATTTGACCAATGAAGCCAAGTAACAACTAGCTTCAGGGGATGGTCGGtatataattatcaaaagactaaaATCACTGTCACAATCCACTTCTCATTAAAAAGttcagaaataaataaataaaatactattaTTTGAAAAAGAACAAGTTTCACACAACTGGTTACTGGTTAGGCATACACTAAATTACATACTCAAGCATGCACATGCGACTTTGAAAATATGACAGATACCTGAAGAGATTTCCTGATGCTCCGGCATCCGAACAAGTTGATATGTAACACTTAAACAAGTGAACTCCATCATCAAAGACTACATTACTATTACCACGTGGATATGCTCCAAGCAGACATGAACAGCATGGACATGAAAGTTCAAACCATCTAACATCTTTTGTTAAATTTGAGGTTCTAGTCATGAAAACATTTCCAAGATATCCATCAAGAAAGGATTTCTGATTTTCTAGGAGTTCAAAAGCACTTGTATCAAGCTCTTTTGCAGAAGGTTCAGATCCACTATGATCACAACATTTGATATCATGGTCTTTACTATAGTGTCCAGGACTCGACGGTACATGCTTTATATCCTCCAATGTTGGTGACACTTGAGATAAAGCGTCAGTGTAAACTATTTCATGTTTTACCTCATTTTTCAGTTCATCTTTCgaaaaacataatttgtttagtTTGCTGTCAATAGCATCCATCATCTCTGTCTGACCATGAAACGACATTGTCGTGTCATCCTTAATTCCAGTTGTCTTCTGTACACCATTCTTAACAGATAAATCCAGTTCATTATCTTCCTTCAGGCTCCAGTCAGGTATATTGAAACCCACAAGGTCATCTTTGCTTAGAATAACAGATGAGGTATTTAAAAGACAGAGACCTGTTGTACTTGTGTACGATTTTGCATAACTGATAACCAATTTTTCACTAATGCCTCCAAATGAGCAACAACAATTCCCAAACCAATTGTCAGCTACCTCTCGCCAGTTTACTGATGGCATCTCCTCAAAAGTTCTGCAGACATTAAACAGATTATGGAAGAGAAAGCTCAATCTACTTGCAAACTGCATCTACATTTTGAACATGTGTGTCACATAATCATGAAGTCCCAACTGAACTTTGATCTGTTTCTGTTATAGACTTTACTATTGGCTTAGGAATCCATACAACATCCGATCAGCTGGTgaggttttcaaaaatatactgAGTCCATAATTTCCCAAAtctagttataattttttttatggaaTGGGAATAGCTTAAAACTTGAAGTACTTTATTGGTCAAATGTCTATTTAATTTCTTCACAGTtcaaaagaaataaatttaGAGTCGTCACCTAGGGGTCAAAAATGAAAAGAGTGGAATCATATGTACCTCTGTTCATCACTGTCTTGACCTCAATTTATAAGAATACTTAGATCTGTACAAATCAAAAGATTTGTCTCAGATCTTTACCAGGACCTACTAGACCTGGTTAGAAACTGGATCAATTTCATTTCAGACTACGGGGGAGCCGCATATGACTAGATTTGAATCTATattctaatactccctccatctcaaaataatagtcgtttttttatttgacttggtcaaattgaccataaTTTGACCAATAATTACACAtcttatataattaagaaagtttcaaaatttatatcattagaaaatatatttgatctaCTTTATAATGTACTATAAGAAAATTTTCTATTTACAGTCAAATATTGGTCAATTTAACTAttgaaaagtcaaacaagatcattattttgagatggagggagtgcGTGTCAATATAATTAGAAGTTCGCAGAAACCTTGggtgaatattattttatactgAAAAACATTTCTCATGATGAAAATGATCATAAATTCCAATCCCAGCAGAGTACTAGAGTAAACTGCCATATTCCAGTATGATGATAATTATTCAATAAGTAAGATCATACTTATAATCCTACCTGAGTGATGTAGATAATTTGGTTGAGCAATTTCTACAGTAAAAGTATACACCTCCGGTTGAAGACAAGCACTCGATATCTGTACAGTGTACACAACTTGAAACATTAGAAAAACTTATATAGATTGTGAACAATAGGATTAACAGGTATATGGCAACATATACAAAGCAACAGCAGTGATAAATTACAGGGGGAAACAGATTTCCAACTGATATATCTAACATTCTACAATCAAAAGCCGCgacaaaattttgtttatacaCGAAGATGGACAGTTAGTGTAGAAATTTAGCTATTTTTAGCATGAGGAGACAATGGGTACTTTATATAGTACTTACACGAAAGTTTTTTGCAAGTAATACCATCAGAAAAACCACATCGGTGGCTATCgatttctttatatttaaaaattaagatgGTGCACAAtatttattagaacagatactcactggtaaggctataagccatatttgtcaaaaaaaaatagtacACAATATTTATAAGGTCCTCCTATAAAAAAGTTGCAACAGTGTCTTAACTCTTTTTATACATATCTCACTCTCCATACCTAGCCACACCTTTGCATCTCTCAACATCTTACCTATGACTAAAACAAAGAACAGAATGTACACGTGTCATTTTCTCAAATTTTTGATGTACACATGTCATCTCTTCCTTTAGAGGTATTCTATGTGTacttatttaattaattcattctCTTTTTCCACTAATTCCCTCGCCTCCCACTAATTTTCTCACCTCGTCATTTTATTACAGACTCGACTAATTCTCTCTTCCCATTTTTTTATGAACTCCAGTAATTCTCTCTCACTCTTTTTTTAAACTCTCTACATTTCATTTTGTGGTAATACTTCTCCAATCCTATCAATTCATTTCTGAGCTTTTCAAATTTCGACTTCACTAATCATCAATAGACAAATAAATAAtcgaaagaaaagaaaacagctCACCGTAATCCATTTCAAGACGCTCAACATCCGCTTTGGCTCTCGTCCTCTCCTCCTCTAGTAAAATGACATTGTCCAAACTCGAAACCAGGGGATGATCAACCGAAAGAAGCAAACAAAATTTGACTTGAATATGATCCTCCAGCAGCTTGAAAGTCAATGGAGATTCGCTATCAACCAATACTCTCGGAAAAGGAACTCTAAGAAACACCTCGAGTTGGGACTGGAACCAAGTCAGCTCGAGCAACGAGTTGTGCAGAAGTAAGTTGAGTTTGAGATGGGTGCATTGAGCTAGAGGCTTGACTTGGGGATTGAAGAGGTGTAAATTGAGGATGGGGAGCTGTGATTGTGATTCCCACCAGAATCGCCATTGTTTAGGGTTTTCACAGGGGTTTAGGTCAGTTGGAGTGGACATTGGGCATCTAACGGTTCTTCATGTCTTTGCCGCTAATACTGCTTTCTTTGGGCCTTTGCTTTCTTTTTCTTAAACTTGGGCCGGCCTCATGCTACGTTTAGTATCGGTTCCTTTGTTTAGTCAGCTATCACTCTTTCGGCTATTCTAATTTGAAACCGATTAATACCCTGCAAGGTCGGCTatcgatccgatttttgaaatctgattaatccttatatatatcgcttaatcgaagtatatatgataaattattaaaattaaaatattatattactttaaatatgaataatcatagaatttatgaatatagtaaatatattagttactaaatacctaatataataataactaataattaaataatattttaatattaaaatatatccgattttcactccgattaatccccgatttccgattaatccctgaatcggtagctTAACCGATTAgatccgattcccgatttctgtaacactgctcAAAACTCAAATTACATGCACAAAGTTAAAACGATTAATATTtaggaatggagggagtaacataataataaaaataattataataataataatattattattattatataaaatttgttaatccttttataaatttatatccgCCTAACATGTGTTAAGATCATCTATATTAGCAATGATATGTATACTATGGTCTTGACTAAATTTATTACACATAATTATGATATgttcatttaattatttgagtttaagtCGAAAGAACATTCAAAGAATTGCATTAAAATATGTTCTTATAATTTTAGGtgttctttaatttttaatgaCAAAAATTATAGtgtattttctaaaaattatagtATAAAAACATTTATAGTTGAATCGTGGTATATAATATGAAGAAGTAATtgaatttaatttgtaataGGGGTACGTAGAAACATGTGCATAGTCTGTTACAAGTACAACTACTACGTCTAGTCCTACTCCGAATACATAGTGAGTGAGGTTCTGATGAGAAAATATTGGTTAGACTGATCGGAGTATGTCGGACAACGGTGGCTCGTCAATGGATCTGTTGCGTTCAGAAGCGATGCAGCTGAGTCAGCTCATCATCCCAATCGATTCCGCTCACTTGGCTATCACTTACCTCGGTCATCTCGGCCTCATTCAATTTAACGACgtaaaatctctctctctctctctctcattctctctctccctctctctctctctctctcccccctccctcctctctctctctctctctgcttcATATTATCACACATGCAGGAACAACTAAAGCTCACATGTTCAACTAACTGtctgaattttataattatatatatcttctgTTTAAACTATGCTAGTTTCACATCTTCACCTGCTTAGCTATAAAACCTTGTTTTTGATCATGTCATCTTAATTCTCTAGTTGAATGCCGGCAAGAGCCCGTTCCAGCGAACTTATGCTGCACAGGTATATTCTATTACTTCAATACTAGATGTTAAGGCTTTTATTTTCGAGTAATGTCAGAGCACCCAAAATTTCATCCCCAGCCATAACGGATATTAATTTGTGACACTTATGTGCATAAAAGGGACTCTTTATATTTACAAgagaaaatttaataattagatCACAACTCAGATTTTAGGTACTCTAGTAGTGTATTTTTTTGTTCGTACTGTTGTCTGTATACTTTTTAGGAACGTTAATTACATTTGTGTTGTGTTGAAGATTAAACGATGTGGAGAGTTGGGACGCAAGTTAAGATATTTCAaggttcagatgttagaagcaGAAGTAGAAGCATCGGCAAGGTCTGGTACAAGATCCGACCTTAATGTTGATGATCTTGAGGTATATGTTGTAATTTATCACCGTGTAGTATATTTCTGTATCTTGTCTGCTAACCCTTGTCTGCTCTGGATATATATGCTAGGTAAAATTTGGACAACTTGAAGCCGAGATAACTGAAATTGTTGCAAATGGTGAAAAATTGCAACGCAATTACAATGAACTAGTTGAGTATAAGCTTGTTCTGCAGAAggtacttttttttcttcttcttttccttGTTGCCCTTGTATCATTTAGAAAAAGAGTCTCTGTTTATTGATGTATAACTAGATTAAGCTTATAACTAATTAGGGTCTCATATGTGTTTAATGATAAAAAACAGATTACCTAATTTTAACATTCAGATAAGAATCACAGCAAGGAAACGAACCTTTAACCTTCCTTTTTTCTACTTAAAATACCATGCATTGCACACTCGCATTGCAGAGTAGCTAAATGATCTTCATTGATGATCCAGACTGCTTATTATCTGTTTTATCTGGTGGGGCTGTTAACTAGCTTAGTCGTGTATTATGACTGGTGGGCTTGGCTTTCCTAATAAATTGAGTTCTTTCCTTCTCAGGCTGGTGAGTTTTTTCATTCAGCCCTAAGCAAAGCTACAGCGCAGCAGAGAGAAGCAGGATCAAGCCATGGAGGTGAATCGTTGGAAGCACCTGAAGCACCTCTCTTGGAGGAGCAAGTATACTATTTTCACCCagatttattttattgtttcttCCCTGTCTATTATCGTACAGTCAATTAATCACTTGAGCAGGAATTGCATTCTGATAAGCAAGTTAAGTTGGGGTTTCTCACGGGCCTTGTTCCTAAAGCAAAATCTATGGCATTTGAAAGAATCCTTTTTCGCGCTACCAGGGGTAATGTGCTTTTGAGGCTATCTTTTGTTGAGCAGCCCGTCGTAGATCCTGCATCAGGAGAGAAGGTTAATATAGTCATTAATTTAATTGAACTTATTAACTTTTAATAGTAGAGGAAATTGCAATGATCTGCTTCCTTTTTTTCACCATAAAACGATCTTTTTTTTTGTGGATGACATTTATTAGTCGATTTCATTCCTGGTTAGCTAAAATTTTATCAAGATCTCTTTATTTGATATAAAGAGGAATTCATTAATTCACAATCTAGTTATGCTCTTTCAACGGAAGTACAGTATTATACCTAATTGGAATAATCATTAATATCAATTAACAATTGAATGATGTGGTATCATTATGTATTATGATGCCTGGAATTAAAAATCAGCCATAAATTAGCAAAAACTAATGCAACTCAGCAGACACGTCATATTTTATGTGTCCTAAACTTGATTATAATTAGTATGGTTTAATATTTATGGATATCTGATGATTTTCCTTGTCAACAAAGTGCACTCATGTGACTGGCGCAAGTATGACCTTAAGGTATTCTTATATATCTTTTAGATAAGCAATGGGGAACTCTATGGTATTCAGCTGTAGTGACAAATTCTATATCAAGAAAAGTTGAAAATTCACTAAGCTTCATGAATGGGTGCATAGCAGAGTATAGTAAAACTTGCAATCTAGTAAAGTCTGATCCGTGCTATCTGTAAATTATTGTGCAGGTAATTAAAAACGTTTTTGCTGTTTTCTTCTCCGGAGAAAGAGCAAAAAGCAAGATTCTTAAAATATGTGATGCTTTTGGAGCAAACCGTTACCCTTTTAGCGAGGACATGGGCAAGCAAGCTCAAATGATGACTGAGGTACTTACCAGATTTAATCACTGTTTTCTCAATATTTTCTCCCACATGGTAGGTTTACATTGCTACAGATTTATTGTCCTCGTGATTTTGAGTCCTGATGCTTGTTTTGTTACTTTATACCCCTTTTCTCTTTAGCCTGCCTGCAAAATTTTCTGATGTACATAATATTGAGTTTGGAAAGTCTAAAAAGGAGTGGTTTATAGTAGACCTAAATCGAATAATacagatatattaaaataggtCATATTTAATGGTTGAACAGAACAATCTGAACCAAAAAAAGTTATTAGGCATTACTGTTAGAGTGTTGATACCTGCCTGTTTGACAGTTAAATTGCTACTTTTAGTAAGTTTTGTACCTTATTCCACCATTCACAGTGAACATTGTTGTCCTGCCCAGAAAGACCAGGTAGGACACTCCTTACATGAGTTGTATACCCTGCTATAGTCTTTTAGGGGTTTGGGCTAAGCCATTGCATCAGCTACTGAATTATTTGCCTTTCCTTGATGTTGATTCCTGCATATTTTAGGTCTCTGGAAGACTCTCAGAACTGAAGATCACTATTGCTGCTGGAATATCACAACGTAAAAATTTGTTACATGAAATTGGTCAACACTATGAACAGTGGAACCTAATGGTAAGTTATGATTCACAAACTGAGGTACTAGGTACTATCTTCAAAGTGTAACCTTTTCGTCCTTAAGAAGCACCAGTGTTGCCAAATTAGGTGCATTTTATGTTTCTATGCTTACCAATGTGTTTGATACCTGAACTATATTTCATTGGTGAAATCACAAAGGTAAGGAGGGAAAAATCCATTTACCACACATTGAACATGCTCAGCATTGATGTGACAAAGAAGTGTCTTGTGGCAGAAGGTTGGAGTCCAGTTTTTGCAACACAACAGGTAATTACTATTTCTCATATTCCTCTTCTTATATAAAAGGAAGAAGAATATATAGCTTTATTGTGCTTCAATATAATAAGTTCCACCCTATCTACAATCAAGTTTAAAACTGTTGTCTAATATGATCCAGTTTACAGATTCAGGATGCACTTCAGCGAGCAACAACAGATTCTGGCTCACAAGTTGGTGGAATTTTCCAGGTTCTACGAACGAAAGAGTCACCACCAACTTATTTTAGGACAAACAAATTTACTTCATCCTTTCAAGATATAGTTGATGCATATGGGTGAGTAGTTGATTACATTTCTGCGCACACTAGTTTGAGGAGATAGTAAGAATCATAATGAGAATTACTCTTTACTTTTGTTACCGCTTCTCAGTTGTTAAGTAATTTCATATTTACCTGTCTGTTTTACACACCACATTTGACAACTGAATTACTTTCAGCTGATATACATGTTGTTTTACTAGCTAAATATTGGAAAAGAGTGTTCGCATATATAGGCCTATTTCATGCATTTTCTTTCCCCATCATAATCTATTTCcacattaatttcttttttctgaaGTTATGTTGATATAGTGTGATTACCATATAATGCAGGGTGGCGAAGTATCAAGAAGCTAATCCGGGTGTATATACCATCATCACATTTCCATTTCTTTTTGCTGTCATGTTCGGTGATTGGGGACATGGAATATGCATCTTATTGGCAACTTTATTTCTTTTGATCATGGAAAGAAAATTTTCTAATAAGGTATTCAGACACGCCTTATTGAACTTGGTAGGATAGGCATATCATCAGTTCGTGGTCactttatgatctacttaattGTAGTAAATGTCTGAGTTCTTTATAGTTCATACTGGTAAGATTATAAGAATCCATGGTCCAAGTGTTGGTCAATATTTTGATAAGTCTCTTCATAATGACCATCGTCTCATTGATGGTCCATAGATGCTGCACACCTGGGTCCATGGTAAATTTTACACCCTATGCTGAACTATTATGTCTGACCATCAACCCTGAATAGATACCTAAGTTTTGCGCTTTATGAATCTTTGGTTTTAGAGTTTACACAAGATAAGCTCGTTTATGGTAATTCTTCTGTATTATAAGCATTATTCGGTTTACAGAAGTAAACCCGTGTTCATCATATGGTACTGAAAACATCAAAACTGTAATTTATACTAATAGtgaaagaatttcaagaaataGCAGTGTCCACATGAACATAGCCGAACAACAGGTTCTTTGTTAACACGTCAATCTTATCTATAAGGCCACCCTTGTTCTTACTATCTCATCCGTGTGTGAACTATGTTAGAAAGGTGATATTGCCGATACAATTATTTCTGGCCAAAAATCTTTATAATGCTCCATTCCAGCAAGTCATTGAGATGTTCATCTTATTGTAATTGTGGTTACATTACGATGTTGGTGTACACAGAAACTTGGAGACATCATGGAAATGACGTTTGGAGGGCGCTATGTCATTCTGATGATGGCACTCTTCTCGATCTATACTGGTTTTATCTACAACGAGTTCTTCTCAAGGCCATTTGAATTATTTAGTCGTTCAGCATATGATTGTCGTGATCCTTCCTGCAGGTATACATAATGCACATCAAGCATATAATTATACAAGTAATTATTTGCATCACTCTCTCTATTATATATTACTTTTCTACAGAGATGCAACTTCTGTGGGATTGATTAAGGTACATGATACCTATCCATTTGGTGTGGATCCTGTATGGCATGGTACCCGCAGTGAGCTTCCGTTTCTTAACTCACTGAAGATGAAAATGTCCATCCTCCTCGGAGTAGCTCAAATGAATCTTGGAATAGTAATGAGCTTTTTCAATGCAAAATTTTTTAGGAATGGCATTAATATCTGGTAAGTTTCATATGTTAACATTATCATTCCTCAGAGAAATGGTTATTATTATAGTCTGAAATTTACGTAAGCT
Protein-coding regions in this window:
- the LOC108195617 gene encoding V-type proton ATPase subunit a3-like, coding for MSDNGGSSMDLLRSEAMQLSQLIIPIDSAHLAITYLGHLGLIQFNDLNAGKSPFQRTYAAQIKRCGELGRKLRYFKVQMLEAEVEASARSGTRSDLNVDDLEVKFGQLEAEITEIVANGEKLQRNYNELVEYKLVLQKAGEFFHSALSKATAQQREAGSSHGGESLEAPEAPLLEEQELHSDKQVKLGFLTGLVPKAKSMAFERILFRATRGNVLLRLSFVEQPVVDPASGEKVIKNVFAVFFSGERAKSKILKICDAFGANRYPFSEDMGKQAQMMTEVSGRLSELKITIAAGISQRKNLLHEIGQHYEQWNLMVRREKSIYHTLNMLSIDVTKKCLVAEGWSPVFATQQIQDALQRATTDSGSQVGGIFQVLRTKESPPTYFRTNKFTSSFQDIVDAYGVAKYQEANPGVYTIITFPFLFAVMFGDWGHGICILLATLFLLIMERKFSNKKLGDIMEMTFGGRYVILMMALFSIYTGFIYNEFFSRPFELFSRSAYDCRDPSCRDATSVGLIKVHDTYPFGVDPVWHGTRSELPFLNSLKMKMSILLGVAQMNLGIVMSFFNAKFFRNGINIWCQFVPQIIFLNSLFGYLSILIIIKWITGSKADLYHVMIYMFLGPTDDLDENQLFIGQKAIQLLLLLLAFVSVPWMLLPKPFLLKSQHNNRQDGQSYVTLTDESLQSEITHDSHAQEEFVFSEVFVHQLIHTIEFVLGAVSNTASYLRLWALSLAHSELSSVFYEKVLLLAWGYNNLIIRIVGMFVFICATVGVLLVMETLSAFLHALRLHWVEFQNKFYEGDGYKFNPFSFTLVADEDE
- the LOC108210286 gene encoding uncharacterized protein LOC108210286 — translated: MSTPTDLNPCENPKQWRFWWESQSQLPILNLHLFNPQVKPLAQCTHLKLNLLLHNSLLELTWFQSQLEVFLRVPFPRVLVDSESPLTFKLLEDHIQVKFCLLLSVDHPLVSSLDNVILLEEERTRAKADVERLEMDYDIECLSSTGGVYFYCRNCSTKLSTSLRTFEEMPSVNWREVADNWFGNCCCSFGGISEKLVISYAKSYTSTTGLCLLNTSSVILSKDDLVGFNIPDWSLKEDNELDLSVKNGVQKTTGIKDDTTMSFHGQTEMMDAIDSKLNKLCFSKDELKNEVKHEIVYTDALSQVSPTLEDIKHVPSSPGHYSKDHDIKCCDHSGSEPSAKELDTSAFELLENQKSFLDGYLGNVFMTRTSNLTKDVRWFELSCPCCSCLLGAYPRGNSNVVFDDGVHLFKCYISTCSDAGASGNLFRMYTLERMFSSQLLECAKDELSFRTVIRDLQTKRPILKIVLLNPNSWCCFGYCSSTVDQVSRINMSPAIKLLFSDCSKSDECELRMIEEWVVKNQADEVYMLASQIEELIRSLELVKNVLPPSHSLLQGFSLSSLRI